A region from the Verrucomicrobiales bacterium genome encodes:
- a CDS encoding right-handed parallel beta-helix repeat-containing protein, whose amino-acid sequence MAPILPTHRRALLPASTLAASLLLLTFVISIPAAVRDIVVTNDLTLEAGATLNARLVVTANHVTIQGNGASLVGTGVVDDLASLEKAGVGVQIEGCVNVRILNLRVRGFANGLLARNARALHLEGCDFSDNYSNPKHGWGELPPRGGILFEKVRDSVVRHTKANRVWDGIHLVDSDDNLVEDNDFSHCSNTCAKLWHASRNRFLRNNLSYGIRIDRAAGEVHARDSTSVLIETGSDDNYWFRNDITHGGDGIFIRVLNGWVSRGNVFVENDTSYANNNCIESWSPGNTYIRNKANHGSYGFWLGGSDQTVLIGNEAGFNGLTNGYHQAPEPGFRHGGIVIVGGPSSHTLISGNWCHNNNGGGIVFRGDVGSKGKRWSTEHWIVQQNRLESNRWGIWGRWGNGVWLGNNTFQGNSEPVLFTDCTDVQSRTNEAVRLAPIAEMVGSARGTVGQPVILDAQGSRDPEGRELRFLWRAGEVRSEGAVFRHTFTEPGFYRVGLTVDNGVLADLQWRDLVVAAPVDQEIGTESHASQWGFELEGNSGSRGRVQFQEDPDAVVGKNSLRWSPDPYPGQYATVFFPATGQAHWDWSKKKQIRFWIKATNPNLPGFQNAGPVFWIHTTSGKVKLEPAEGRNLFGDLPFSEARWTWMPVSIPLAGDKDWRRSQEGPADLQSVSRLGIALDSWGGSPFTIWIDGLSAE is encoded by the coding sequence GGTCACCAATGACCTCACCCTGGAGGCCGGGGCGACACTCAATGCCCGTCTAGTGGTGACTGCGAATCACGTGACGATCCAAGGGAATGGCGCCTCGTTGGTCGGAACCGGCGTAGTCGACGATCTCGCATCCCTCGAGAAAGCGGGCGTGGGAGTCCAGATCGAAGGCTGTGTCAACGTGCGGATTCTAAACCTGCGCGTGCGCGGCTTCGCCAATGGACTGCTCGCCCGCAACGCGCGCGCGCTCCATCTGGAAGGCTGCGACTTCTCGGACAACTACAGCAACCCCAAGCACGGATGGGGGGAGTTACCACCGCGCGGTGGCATTCTCTTCGAGAAAGTCCGGGACAGTGTCGTCCGGCACACCAAAGCCAACCGAGTGTGGGACGGGATCCACCTGGTGGATTCGGATGACAACTTAGTCGAGGACAACGACTTCTCCCACTGCTCCAACACCTGCGCCAAACTGTGGCACGCGTCCCGAAATCGATTCCTGCGCAACAATCTGTCCTACGGCATCCGTATCGACCGCGCCGCCGGCGAGGTTCATGCACGAGACTCCACGTCAGTGCTCATCGAGACCGGATCCGACGACAATTACTGGTTCCGCAACGACATCACCCACGGCGGCGACGGCATTTTCATTCGCGTGCTCAATGGTTGGGTCTCCCGCGGCAATGTCTTCGTCGAGAACGACACCTCCTACGCAAATAACAACTGCATCGAATCCTGGAGCCCGGGCAATACTTACATTCGCAACAAAGCCAATCATGGCAGCTATGGATTCTGGCTCGGCGGAAGCGATCAAACCGTGCTGATCGGCAACGAAGCAGGGTTCAATGGCCTAACCAACGGCTACCACCAGGCGCCCGAGCCCGGATTCCGTCACGGCGGCATCGTCATTGTCGGCGGCCCCTCCAGCCACACCCTTATCAGCGGTAATTGGTGTCATAACAACAATGGGGGCGGCATCGTGTTTCGAGGCGATGTCGGCTCGAAGGGCAAACGCTGGAGCACCGAGCACTGGATCGTACAGCAGAACCGCCTCGAATCCAACCGCTGGGGAATCTGGGGTCGCTGGGGTAACGGGGTTTGGCTGGGGAACAACACGTTCCAAGGCAACAGCGAGCCCGTTCTCTTCACGGACTGCACCGACGTTCAGTCCCGAACGAACGAGGCGGTGCGCCTGGCTCCCATCGCGGAGATGGTTGGAAGCGCGCGGGGAACGGTCGGTCAACCGGTGATCCTCGATGCTCAAGGGAGCCGGGATCCGGAAGGACGAGAACTCCGCTTTCTCTGGCGAGCCGGGGAAGTGAGGTCGGAAGGAGCTGTGTTCCGTCATACCTTCACCGAACCGGGTTTCTACCGGGTCGGACTCACGGTCGACAACGGAGTCTTGGCCGATCTCCAATGGCGCGACTTGGTGGTTGCCGCACCGGTGGACCAGGAGATCGGAACCGAAAGTCATGCCTCTCAGTGGGGATTCGAGCTGGAGGGTAACTCCGGTAGCCGAGGCCGGGTTCAGTTTCAGGAGGACCCGGATGCGGTCGTCGGGAAGAACTCCCTGCGTTGGAGCCCGGATCCTTACCCCGGCCAGTATGCCACCGTCTTCTTTCCGGCCACAGGCCAAGCCCACTGGGATTGGTCCAAGAAAAAGCAGATCCGGTTCTGGATCAAAGCCACCAACCCCAATTTGCCGGGATTTCAGAATGCGGGTCCGGTGTTTTGGATCCACACTACCTCAGGCAAGGTCAAACTGGAGCCGGCGGAGGGCAGGAATTTGTTTGGGGATCTTCCCTTCAGCGAGGCCCGCTGGACCTGGATGCCGGTGTCGATCCCGCTGGCAGGGGACAAGGACTGGAGGCGTTCTCAAGAAGGGCCCGCCGATCTCCAGTCGGTCAGCCGATTGGGCATCGCGCTGGACTCCTGGGGTGGGAGCCCTTTCACCATCTGGATCGACGGACTGTCGGCGGAATAA